AGGCCCCTGCAACAGCTGGATGACATTCTTAGGATCTCTGCCATGGCTACAGATATTCAGATATTCAGATTTTTAGTAGATAAGAAAAATGTACCTTGGCTTCCACTTGGCCTCTTCATCTAGTCATgctgggaaacctggatatgcacatagataaaaagaaacttgATTCTATTTGTGTGATTGTGCTTTTAGTCTCAACACTCTTGTGTTAGAGCCAGGGCCTGGGACAGGGCCAGGGTAATTGCAGAGTCAGAGTCATTGGCAAAGGCAGAGATAGtgttagaggtagaggcaggctgatgtttgtgaattcaaggctagcctgatcaacATAGTTAGTTCCTGAACATGCAGGGTTAtggagagagaacctgtctcaagaaactaaaagcaaagtAACAAATCAACTGGTTATATCTCCTATGTGTCACCCTCTCAAATAAGTGCCAAATGCCTCAGAGGCAATGGTGTGAGTATCCCTGATAATATTAGAGCCCAGAGTGTGCCAAAGAGTTGAATGTTCACAGACAGGCCAGAATGGAGCAACACACGGGCCACTCAAGAAATCCTGGCCGTAGTTGACAGATGGTCTCTCAGGGAAGTAAAGCATTtgttcccagaaaaaaagaaacagttatttGAGAGATGGTGCTAGAGAAGAGGAGGACATCTTTGCTATTGCTACCCCAGTAAGAAGATTAATATCAGATTATTTGAATTagagaaaatacataaatcataAGAAAGAAGGCAACCCAGGGAGTACAgtgcaaagagaaagacagtcctccctgatttcttcaaagATAGTGAGGACATACAATGGTTCAGATTGAGGAAGAATCAGGGAAAGGCATAGTGAACCTCCTAGATGCCATCCAAGgccaactagaaaagaaatgacagccGCTCCTGAGAGAGTCTGCAAAAAAGAATGCTaggaaatgctggagaggatggaaAATTTCCAGCCTGATTGGATGTTAGTGTGGAGGATCCTCCAAAAGCCAAAACCTGGCCCACCACATGGTTCATATATGcctttccaaagaaagaactcaATATATTAGAGAGGTACTTGCCCATCAGTGTTGACTGCAGCACCGTTTCAAGAATATTAGGGAACCAAGCATGGTGTCCAACAGCAAGGCAATGGGTGAAGAAAGGGGGATGTTCATTGAACGTGAAGTCTTTTCAGCCATAGAGAAAATGAAGTTGTGTTGTTTGAAGTATGTGGATTCAACTCAGgctcatgagatggctcagtagatgagaatactttcttttcttacatTATCCGCAGGCTTACTTCGGAACACCTTCTGGAAGCTTTCAATCTCTCTTAATTCCAGACCTCAgaggtctgatggcctcttctggcctctgtgggcactccaCACATGTGTTCCACAGGAATTCAGGtggacaacaaacaaacacacaaacacaaaataaagcataATTGGATGATTTCAAATATGGATACAATTGAGACAGAGTAATCAAATGATGCCCAAGTCAGGAAATTGATCAACCTTGTCTATTTTCTCTTTATGGTGGGTACTTGATAGTGTGCACATGGACTCCTGTATTTCATTTCATGAAATTTCAGGAGGAGCTCTGTCCCAGACTAGTAAATATTAAAGGGCTGGGGTGAGTGTTTCAAAATGGGAGGAATTGTGGTAAGAACAGGAGTGTGTTTACTATAACAGAATACATTATAGAAAACACACCAAATTCAGAGAATTTAttttacctaaaaataaaagtcaaagagTATAATTGTATTACCACTACAAGTTTTGGCTAATTACTTTTACCTTAAATAACACTACCAGGGACTTATAGCATATGATGTATTTACGTAACATATATTACTACTTCGACAACATAAAGAATAAcaggaaaggtacaaagaaaccatcaaaaccatatatatatatatatatatatatatatatatatatatatatatttatacatggaTAAAATATAACCAACTTTAGTTTCTCCAGTCACATTTAGTGTCTTTAGATATTTACAAGTAATGAAACTATGTCTGAAAAATTATGTGTAAATCCTGGGATGTACACATATTATTCACCTTAACTCCATACGTACCTACATATCTATACTTATGTCCAAGTCTTTATATCcaatgtatgcatacatatgtgtctCCATATCTCACCTTCTCTATGTTGAAGAGTACTGTGTTCCAATGCCTAGGACAGCCCTTACATGACATAGCCAAAATATCTGGAAATTTCcatatccttctgcctctgaaggAAGAGCTGCGGTTTTCCCAGAGAGGTGTACTtggcagcattctctctctcctgttgagcccgcctcttcatggcctccctctctggcctctgctcttctgtgatggactgtgagaTGACTGGCCCTGGAATGTGGACATTCCTCCATGGAATTGGTTGGTGGCTGAAGTCTTGCAGTAGATGTTGGATTTGAGGTTTGGGAGGTGACGGGGCCTTTTTCCTGTCAGTAGAGGCAAGCTCCCTCTGTAGTGAAGGGTGAGATGATGCTCTGTAGGATACTGGCCTACAGACAGCTTGCTGAGGCCCAGTGCAAGACTGGATGGCGTTGGTAATGTTATCTCGTGTGGCACTGGTAGCAATAGGCAGAACTGGCTTGTCAGAGGCCATCAAAGAAGTGCTGGCATGAGCTGGTTTAGATGGATTGGGTGTGGTAGACTGAGCTGAGTTAGAATGAGTTGTCACAGGGTACAGTGCAGGTGCCCTGTgtgaagccagggagagaggcttTGTAGAAATAGGTCTTGCTTGTGGCATGTCCAGGGCTGGAAAAGGCAGAGGTACTAACTTGACCTTGCCAGGTGGGGGCAGCTTATACTGGGATGGAGATGGACTACACGCCCTGaaagcatttctctctgttctctgagcaTTGCTTGGGGTTTTACCAGGGCCTCGGCCATCACATGGCACATCCAGAAGTGATGTGGTGGATGGGCCTGTCCTTGGATCTTTGTTGCTGCTGAAGTTTAGCTGAGCCCGGGAGGAAGAGATGCCAGTATTTTTCTCACTCTTCTTCCCCAGTGGGTGAAAGACTTGCACGGATTCTAGCATGTGCATGCCGAGGTGAGTTCGGGGCTTTTTAAAGCTGTTGTGGCTGAGCTCAGgtggattcctcttcctcttgttctttggTATGCTGGTGTTTTCGTCTGCCTTGACTCTATTCCTTGACTGCTTGAGCTCCTCTGTTTTCTTGCACTTGTTTTCTCTGGATCTCTTGGTCTTGTCTTGCCCCTGAGCCCTTGCTTTGCTGGGCATGCTGGGTGTGGCTTTCTGGGCTCTGCCCTCCAAGTACTTAGGCATGTTGTCTATAGCCCCTTCTCTAGACCCAGCACTGCCCACTGCCTCTTCTCCCTTCACCCATTCCTGGAGCTGGATTCTGGCCTGAGGAAACCCATCTAGCATCTCTGAGGCTTTCTGGCCATTCTTTCTCACTTGGTCCACGGGTACACTGATAGTGCTGGAGCTTTCCTGGACCTGATCCCTGCTGATGTCTTTGGATTGGGTTGCTGTGGGATCTTGGAATTGGTTCCTATCAGTGATTGAGTTGGAGAGTCTGGGAAGGTGAATATCTGCCACCagtgtagtcatgtctgcaaagtccatgctggagcCCATCACACTCTGCAGCAccccaggctcatcctgaccaaggctgctgcttcccaaggtggcattgtcaggagaaagcttctgttTTAGGCTCCCTGAATCAGTGTAGTTCAGGGCCTGCTGCATGTTGGCATGTGCTAAAGGGAGAAGTGTtgggtcttggttttcttttatgcccTCATAGGCATCCAGAGGAGTTGACAGATCATCTGTCATCAAACCCAAGTCGttattctctgtttgttccaagattggagcaggaggcaagggcaggaatTCTGTAGGACTGTCGATGGGGGCAGTTAATGACCAGTCCCCATGGACAGGTGGTGACTTCTGGACATCCTGCATGCAGGCATTGCAGAGGTCTGGACTCTGCAGCAGACAGAGTGTCTGGCCTGCAGCTGTCAATCCCAGGGCTGTCTCCATTTTCACcactgaaaaagagtcaaggaagaagtCAGTGCCTGGTAAGTGAGGTGCTCCCCACTTTTCAGTGCTCCTCAGTACTCAGACCCCTACAGCAGTGGGGAAGGCATTCCTATGAGCTCTGCTTGAGTAGCACAGGCGGCACCTCTATTGGGAGACTTGTGACCACTctcttatttttatcatcatttctcagatgtttgtgttttcctcggTGTTTGTGTGTCATGTGCATGCATAGTGATCATGGGGAGGTGACAGAATTCCCTTGGGGTGTagtcctccctttcctttcccatgtCTTTGAATGAGTGACCCTCATTTCTGTGGAAGTTTGCTATCAGGTAGCATGTCTGGTGCATAATTTTCAAGAACTTGCTTGTGTCTTCCAACTCTTGGCATTACTCAAATTCCCCCTGTTGCCTGAGTTTCTAAATTGGTTCAGGTATCCAAACCCAGTTCGTCACTCCTGCAAGACAATATTTTCAAAAACCCTGGATTTCCTCCAGCTCCACATTTCACAGTCTTGTTATTAATGATATGAAATTTTGTTTAAGAAGGTGAAATCTTTAGCTTGGGTTATCTTTGTAGTTTAGAACATATCCTAGTGATCATGCATAGCCTTGGCTCACCTCTGAATAACCATAGCAAAAGAATAAGGGAGAGAGAAGCGGaattagaaggagagagagagagagagagagagagagagagagagagagagagagagagagaatgagaatgagagagaagcttTGCCCAACTAAGCAGTTGTACTCTGGTACAGCAGGTATACATGACTCTCAATGCACTTATGCTTTTAAGAGAACAGCAGGGCCAGTACTTGGAATCTGCAAGTAATACTTCCTCTAGGACAGTTTTGCAGTGCACTGCTCTAGAATCAGAATTCAAGCAAGAGAAAATAACGTGTTACCAAACAGAAAGGCCTTGGTGTCCTCTACAGCCCCGAGGAATAGACTAGGAAGGAGGCGATTGCTGTGAATGGTGCATGGGACTGATTAGCTAGGTCAGTGATGTGTTTGTCTGTGGTGGTGTCCTTGGACATGTCTTAATGGAGATGGATGCCACTCATTGCCCTGCATTGTCAGTCATTATAGAGACTGAAGATGGGGATGGTGAGCCAGAACAAGGCTGAACTCTCAGGACTCCCATTTTTTCTCCCTGAGGACATCCACTCCTGAAAGTTTGAGCTTTGAGTgctgatctcagtcctccctccTGGCTCTACTCACCTTGAAAACAGGTGTCTGTCTTGTCTTGAGCAGGTGTGGGATAGTAGatggcagaggtggagaagggTGTTTGGACATTTGTTGACTGAAACTCCTTTGGCACCATCACCATCTCTGGTTGCAGAGCAGAGGCATGACCCCCAAAGTAGGACACAGAGCCACAGGCCTGCAGGCACTGCCCATGTTCTCCAGACCTCAGAGGCCCCAGGCTGTTGAAGTCATTGTAATAGACCTGGCTGCCCTCCAGGTAGGAAAGTGCCAGGCTGTATCCTTGATTTGGTACCTGTGGTGGTGTGGCCCGAACAAGGCTGGCAAACATTGTTGGATAGGAGAGGACTAAGGCATTgggatctaaaatattatcacccTGGCCTCtcctagagaaggaggagaatgtgGTATTCTGGTCAATGACAGTTACAGTGAAGTCCCGGAGTGCAGCTCCCCTCTGGTCAGTGTTTCCTGTGGGATCCCACTGGAGAACACCTGGATAGGAGAGTGCTGAGGCAGAGATCTGGCCCTGGTCAGTCAGTGCAGTCACCATGGTTGTGCCAGCTGGTAGGTAGGGGTAGGCACTGTCCCTTAGCTGCTGGCAACAAGTGCTGGAGTCCGATGGCAGGAGCCATGCTGCACTCACAGCTGGGGTGGAGACCCTGGAGAAGTTGCACACACTTCCTGCTATGGGCATGGCATTCCTCATCCCAGGCACAGAGGGCTGCAGAGCACATTCTGTTCCAAGGAAAGGTGCACTTTGGaaattttctgtaggaagcaagaggaaaatgggaagagggtgagatggaatctgtaTGTCTTTCCTTGAAGATCTTTGTTATCTCCAGTTTGTACAGTCTGGGAGAGTCTGAGACCCATTTTCCTTCACATATCCCAAACAAATGGTTCAGAATGATTCTTGTTAAAGGATAGGATGGCATTCATTTAGTAAGCTGCCTGTTCTTCCTGTGCTGGCATGGACTTCCTAGTTCATCCATGTTGACCCTTGCTCTGACCTAGACAACAGCCTTCTTTGCCCtgctttgtcttgttctgattcctgctgtggcactgcctcacacctgtgtcccagAACAGAAGTGTTTAAAGTAGGAGAACCTTAGACAGCTTCTCATGCCTGTGCCTTTGTCCTGTTCTGTGCAGATCTTCTTCTATGTAGGCAGAGAGAGTCTCTacctagatcagtctggccttgaaatcacacagaCTGGACTATCTCTGTATCAGACTGCTGGCATTGTAGGTTCTTTCCATGTCCACCAGGCTTGGCTTTACTCTGACCTTTCTTAATGAAAAGTCATATCAGGACAATCATAGATAAGAACTGTATTTAGCTAAGATGACCTTTGTCATCTAGCTCCTTCTGTTCCCCACTACTTTTTATGTAAGTCActacttgttattttttaatataaattcagtacacatccaatatgactacatgaatacaacctgctgataACATTTCATGTTGAGTGCCTATGTTTCAAGCGACAGTTTGGGATTTCTAACGTAGCATGTGGTTCATCTCTGAATAAgattgtttcttaattaaaagttGGTTACATTGATTCTTCAATGAACACTTCCacagtaattgttaatttcttATAACTCTCCTAGTTGAGAATCCTTGTGAGAATTCGTGCGCACACTGGTGTGTCAGTTCTTGtccagagaacaactgactgtggAGTAGCCAGTCCATGTTGATAACATCCAACCCTACCAAAAGATGAGGAGAATGCTGTGGAAGATGGGCTGGATAGAGTGTTAGAGCCAGGGACTAGAGCTGGATATTGTTTTCTATATGTGACAGGAAACCTTTACCTAGACTAATCTCAACAGTGTGGCTGCATAGTAATGGGTTGGGATATGATAATGTCTTGTgccatttatttactctgtggttATCTGTAACATTAGTTCCAAACTACCTTTGTGTACATCCAGGGTCATCTCTACAGTTTGTCTTCTTTTAGGTCCATATTTTCCAGCCTCAGTAAGAACCAAATCTAAATGTGACATTCAATTCGATATCTCTATCAGCATCAACAGTATACCcattacacaaaaatttaaaagtatagtaAAAAATAAGGGAGAAGTGATCCcttatttctttaatgttttaaaatttttttccttacCTGCCATGGtcgtggggtggggggagagtatCAGCAATCCACAGTACAATGGAGCAAGAGAATTGTTTGTCCTTGTCTGATCAGCTGACCTGAGTGGCAAGTGTGTCCAGTATCAGACAGCACTTACTGGTCACTGGTCACAGGTGACCTGTGATGATCCAAATTTGTTTACAGgcatcaccatggcaaccccAAGAACTTACCAGGGCTGGTAGGTTGGGTTGAAGGGCGAATGATGTCATAAACGGGGCAGCAACCAATGAGAAAGTCGCATTCTGAGCTAACAGGTGGGATTGGTTGGAGAGGATGCCAGGACACTAACAGTAGCCATGCAGGCTGAGGTGTATGCTAGTGAAAGAGGCAAATCTGGCTTGGAAGTCCTCCTCTCAGGAGGTTTAGTCCAGGATATTGGTAGCTTCTTATAATGTTCATCTATGAAGCTGTGTCTGTTGTTCCTATGAGTTGTCACCTTCCAGGTGTGAGTGTGCTTTCAGCATACACTGTACATACACTCAGTCCCcttgggcaggaaggagaggtcagcatgggaggagggaactcGGGTGAGAAACTGTATCAGTTGATCTGGTTTATGAGCCATTATCATCAGCCCATGACCCAAGGAAGAGATCAAAGGGCTCCATTGTGACTGTGTTAAAGGACAGAGTTGAGTGTATTGAGAGCACTTTGGATGATGAACTCCAAGAATCTTCGctttgggtttcttctcctaGATGCCTTCCTTATTCTGTGTGGCCCCAGGCAAGACtcacatctctcttctctgctttttatCCCTTCTTGTTAGGGTGTGATTCTTGGACTAGGGTGAACCTGTACCGTTAAAATGGTGGGCAGTGTTATGGTGAACTTCCAGAAGCAGTGGTCTTCTGGTCATCGTGAAGATGCTTGTAATTGGATGCTGCTGGTTGTAGCAAGCACTTGAGGGGTAACCCCTGTTGTTTGGGTGCTCATCTTGTGTCTCACTCTGGTGTCAAACACATGGGCATTCTTTGTATCTTGCCTCCCTTCTTACAGTATTGAGGTTGTTAGTCATTGAGTCTGGCCGCCTTCTCTCTTCATCTGCAAGTATAATGAGTATGACAGTTACTGAACCTTCTTCCTCCTGGCAACAGTCTCTGCAGAATCCTGGGCTCTAGCATTCTCTGCCatgctttttttctgagaaagggctAAATAGAGACTGGAACACCTTGAGCAGAAAGGCATTTGTTGGTATGTGGCGGTGGGTTACATGAAAAAAGCAGTGTATGTGTTTTTGTAACTGTGGCAGCTTGTTGGAAAGGGATCCTGGCTGTTGAGAACCAAGGAATAACACAAAGTTGACTTAAGCATAGCAGCTTACctccctgctccagggaaagtttTCCCCAATGAAACCACTTTGCTTTGTTAGGGGAAGGTTTCCCTAAGGAAAGTGTTAAcacttctgctctgctcctgtgTGTCTCATGTTccccctctgctctgctcccttctgACAAAAGAAGGTCTCACCCAACCCCCATTCAAGAAATTTATTGGAGGGGAAGAATccaagagggtggctgcctctgccaggaagAAAAAACAGGTAGTTACCAAATGAACAGGTACAGGGCTTATGTAGGACTTCTTAGTGGggagtttttccagggtgaaGCATTGCAGGGTAAGAATTGCTCAGATTCCAATCCCTGAGTTTGGACAAACCCAGAGATTGGTTCAATTATGTTCTGTAGGTTTTCCTGCtcagcgattttttttttttttttttttttttgtgcggagtgggtcaggggcagagtgtgtttctttgattctggtttcagggccaaagtgtgtttctttcacaggcCATTTTTATCGTTTTCACCCTGGTTTCAGGGGTAgggagggtttctttggctggttcTTTTATCCTAAATTTcactttatatttgaaaaaaagaacaacCCACTTCCCATCTCAGTGTATAACACAGACAggaatatgatattttgtttaaatatgggTAAATCTTGTGTGTTTCCTCACTTTAGTTTAGATTGTTTTCATTCTCCTTGGGTACTCACTGGTGGGTTCATAGACTGTCTCATGGCATGGGTGTATTGTGCATTTATGTACCTTTCTTATTCTAACTGCCTCAACAAGCACTACTatgacagtgtctgtctgtcagtcctcATTAAAAATGACCCTGGAGAATGTTTAGCCCTCCTCCTGCATTCACATGAGCTGTCAGCACTTTCCCTTCGGACCTCTTTTACACTGAGCTAGTGCTGTAGCTTGCAGCTACACCCCCAGCTCAGTAGAACTGTTCCTCCATGCACATTGTTTCATGGTTTGTAGTGCTTGGCAAAGCTCTGCAATAAGAGTGTCTTTTCTCATAGGCCAGTAGGCTGCCTTTGTCTTTCACCCTTCCAGTTTCCTTCATGACTAACCACTTGTCAGATAATGTGACACATTCCAAGTGGCAATGACTGAAAGTTGGAAGGTTCATCCAAGGTCCTGGTTGTA
The nucleotide sequence above comes from Peromyscus maniculatus bairdii isolate BWxNUB_F1_BW_parent chromosome 9, HU_Pman_BW_mat_3.1, whole genome shotgun sequence. Encoded proteins:
- the LOC143267324 gene encoding uncharacterized protein C2orf78 homolog isoform X2, with the translated sequence MAENFQSAPFLGTECALQPSVPGMRNAMPIAGSVCNFSRVSTPAVSAAWLLPSDSSTCCQQLRDSAYPYLPAGTTMVTALTDQGQISASALSYPGVLQWDPTGNTDQRGAALRDFTVTVIDQNTTFSSFSRRGQGDNILDPNALVLSYPTMFASLVRATPPQVPNQGYSLALSYLEGSQVYYNDFNSLGPLRSGEHGQCLQACGSVSYFGGHASALQPEMVMVPKEFQSTNVQTPFSTSAIYYPTPAQDKTDTCFQVVKMETALGLTAAGQTLCLLQSPDLCNACMQDVQKSPPVHGDWSLTAPIDSPTEFLPLPPAPILEQTENNDLGLMTDDLSTPLDAYEGIKENQDPTLLPLAHANMQQALNYTDSGSLKQKLSPDNATLGSSSLGQDEPGVLQSVMGSSMDFADMTTLVADIHLPRLSNSITDRNQFQDPTATQSKDISRDQVQESSSTISVPVDQVRKNGQKASEMLDGFPQARIQLQEWVKGEEAVGSAGSREGAIDNMPKYLEGRAQKATPSMPSKARAQGQDKTKRSRENKCKKTEELKQSRNRVKADENTSIPKNKRKRNPPELSHNSFKKPRTHLGMHMLESVQVFHPLGKKSEKNTGISSSRAQLNFSSNKDPRTGPSTTSLLDVPCDGRGPGKTPSNAQRTERNAFRACSPSPSQYKLPPPGKVKLVPLPFPALDMPQARPISTKPLSLASHRAPALYPVTTHSNSAQSTTPNPSKPAHASTSLMASDKPVLPIATSATRDNITNAIQSCTGPQQAVCRPVSYRASSHPSLQRELASTDRKKAPSPPKPQIQHLLQDFSHQPIPWRNVHIPGPVISQSITEEQRPEREAMKRRAQQERENAAKYTSLGKPQLFLQRQKDMEISRYFGYVM
- the LOC143267324 gene encoding uncharacterized protein C2orf78 homolog isoform X1, producing the protein MSHLDLVLTEAGKYGPKRRQTVEMTLDVHKENFQSAPFLGTECALQPSVPGMRNAMPIAGSVCNFSRVSTPAVSAAWLLPSDSSTCCQQLRDSAYPYLPAGTTMVTALTDQGQISASALSYPGVLQWDPTGNTDQRGAALRDFTVTVIDQNTTFSSFSRRGQGDNILDPNALVLSYPTMFASLVRATPPQVPNQGYSLALSYLEGSQVYYNDFNSLGPLRSGEHGQCLQACGSVSYFGGHASALQPEMVMVPKEFQSTNVQTPFSTSAIYYPTPAQDKTDTCFQVVKMETALGLTAAGQTLCLLQSPDLCNACMQDVQKSPPVHGDWSLTAPIDSPTEFLPLPPAPILEQTENNDLGLMTDDLSTPLDAYEGIKENQDPTLLPLAHANMQQALNYTDSGSLKQKLSPDNATLGSSSLGQDEPGVLQSVMGSSMDFADMTTLVADIHLPRLSNSITDRNQFQDPTATQSKDISRDQVQESSSTISVPVDQVRKNGQKASEMLDGFPQARIQLQEWVKGEEAVGSAGSREGAIDNMPKYLEGRAQKATPSMPSKARAQGQDKTKRSRENKCKKTEELKQSRNRVKADENTSIPKNKRKRNPPELSHNSFKKPRTHLGMHMLESVQVFHPLGKKSEKNTGISSSRAQLNFSSNKDPRTGPSTTSLLDVPCDGRGPGKTPSNAQRTERNAFRACSPSPSQYKLPPPGKVKLVPLPFPALDMPQARPISTKPLSLASHRAPALYPVTTHSNSAQSTTPNPSKPAHASTSLMASDKPVLPIATSATRDNITNAIQSCTGPQQAVCRPVSYRASSHPSLQRELASTDRKKAPSPPKPQIQHLLQDFSHQPIPWRNVHIPGPVISQSITEEQRPEREAMKRRAQQERENAAKYTSLGKPQLFLQRQKDMEISRYFGYVM